Proteins from one Embleya scabrispora genomic window:
- a CDS encoding Trm112 family protein, which yields MNLEPSQLAILTCPVCHASLHRDGDAALACDDSACGLVYPVVDDIPVLLVDEARRSGTDRA from the coding sequence GTGAATCTGGAACCGTCGCAGTTGGCGATCCTGACGTGCCCGGTCTGCCACGCCTCGCTGCACCGGGACGGGGACGCCGCGCTGGCCTGCGACGACTCCGCCTGCGGGCTGGTGTACCCCGTCGTCGACGACATCCCGGTACTGCTCGTGGACGAGGCTCGCCGGTCGGGCACCGATCGGGCATGA